In Rutidosis leptorrhynchoides isolate AG116_Rl617_1_P2 chromosome 2, CSIRO_AGI_Rlap_v1, whole genome shotgun sequence, one genomic interval encodes:
- the LOC139892057 gene encoding lecithin-cholesterol acyltransferase-like 4 gives MAVLLVDIVKAVEAWLRIIKDPVEPYVDPNLDPVLLVPGIAGSILNAKDAETGKEERVWVRIWEADREFRAKLWCQFDSESGKTVSLDPNISIVVPEDRDGLYAIDCLDPDMIIGRDNVCYFHEMIKEMTSWGYQEGKTLFGFGYDFRQSNRLKETMDRLASKLEAIYIASGEKKINVITHSMGGLLVKCFMGLHSDIFEKYVKSWIAIAAPFQGAPGYVTSTLLNGMSFVSGWEAYFFVSKWSMHQLLIECPSIYELMACLDYEWEHVPLLQIWKQLQDGNGNSAAMLETFTPIEAVSIFTQALSINELSYGGVDIPLPFNKEVLQWANRTREILSSAKLPPSVKFYNVYGTGIDTPQSVCYGSADSPVLDLQELPLLEATYVNVDGDGTVPVESARADGLEAEARVGIPGEHRGILCDKHTFRIVKHWLKADHDPFYNPVNDYVILPTIFEIKRHSDKGQEVISLKEEWEIVSEDQVDEPMSGSISVSRVGDDQSSSEEACATFIVHPQSNGKQHIELNAMSVTAGGD, from the exons ATGGCGGTGTTGTTGGTGGATATAGTTAAAGCGGTTGAAGCATGGTTAAGGATTATTAAGGATCCAGTAGAACCGTACGTAGATCCGAATCTTGACCCGGTTCTTTTAGTTCCAGGTATTGCTGGTTCTATTTTGAATGCTAAAGATGCTGAAACTGGTAAAGAAGAACGTGTTTGGGTTCGTATTTGGGAAGCTGATCGTGAATTTCGTGCCAAACTTTGGTGCCAATTTGATTCTGAATCTG GTAAAACTGTGTCTTTGGATCCCAATATCAGCATTGTTGTTCCTGAAGACAGAGATGGCCTATATGCAATTGATTGCTTGGATCCTGATATG ATAATTGGGCGTGACAATGTATGCTATTTTCATGAAATGATAAAAGAAATGACTAGCTGGGGATACCAAGAAGGAAAAACGCTTTTTGGTTTTGGATATGACTTCCGACAAAGCAACAG GCTTAAAGAAACGATGGATCGACTTGCATCAAAATTGGAGGCCATTTATATTGCTTCAGGGGAAAAAAAGATAAACGTAATCACTCATTCAATGGGAGGACTTCTTGTCAAATGTTTTATGGGCCTGCATAGCGAT ATTTTTGAGAAATATGTGAAGAGTTGGATAGCAATTGCTGCACCATTTCAGG GTGCACCTGGATATGTTACATCTACCTTATTGAATGGGATGTCATTTGTCTCTGGGTGGGAAGCATATTTTTTCGTATCCAAGTGGAGTATGCATCAGTTG CTAATAGAATGTCCATCTATATATGAATTGATGGCCTGTTTGGACTACGAATGGGAACACGTTCCTCTGTTACAAATTTGGAAGCAACTTCAGGACGGTAATGGAAACTCTGCTGCTATGCTCGAGACGTTCACCCCAATAGAAGCCGTTTCTATTTTCACTCAAGCTCTTTCAATTAATGAG CTGAGTTATGGTGGAGTCGATATACCTTTACCATTCAACAAAGAAGTATTGCAATGGGCTAATAGAACACGAGAGATTTTGTCTTCAGCCAAACTTCCACCTAGTGTTAAGTTCTATAATGTTTACGGCACTGGTATTGATACTCCACAGAGTGTATG TTATGGAAGTGCAGACTCTCCTGTATTGGACTTACAAGAATTACCATTGCTAGAG GCAACATATGTCAACGTTGATGGTGATGGTACCGTACCTGTAGAATCTGCCAGG GCTGATGGGCTGGAGGCAGAAGCTAGGGTTGGTATCCCGGGTGAACACCGTGGGATCCTATGTGACAAGCACACGTTCAGAATAGTCAAACACTGGCTGAAAGCGGATCATGACCCGTTCTACAACCCTGTTAATGATTACGTGATCCTACCAACTATATTCGAGATTAAAAGGCACAGTGACAAAGGCCAAGAAGTAATTTCACTCAAAGAAGAATGGGAAATTGTTTCAGAAGACCAAGTTGACGAGCCTATGTCCGGGTCAATATCTGTGTCACGTGTAGGTGATGATCAGTCTTCTAGTGAAGAGGCATGTGCGACTTTTATCGTGCATCCACAGAGCAATGGGAAACAACATATTGAATTGAATGCAATGAGCGTTACTGCTGGTGGTGATTGA